Proteins encoded together in one Gigantopelta aegis isolate Gae_Host chromosome 8, Gae_host_genome, whole genome shotgun sequence window:
- the LOC121380045 gene encoding uncharacterized protein LOC121380045 isoform X1: MGAYNSSFVIEDTSDTAVTQYTHPNQANWITAHAIATELSIAEVERLWMRFQQLGCNREGVITEIVLKTEPQIKNDAFVRNIFKNMKSRNGAVSFESFLRALKWTEIQDTQSKVKAIFHLLNNGKPVDKNLFTNIISKLYPEAPPQETQRIAELFFKQMDKDLHGELTEDQWILVLMRLPRDQLNHLLNFHIMPEDMRERVHRNLPEFNSRNASRLTGYTPANQGLPTYRTGNVTISPPARMTVSQVPSDALLRDVADMIKGRDWDLVANKLGFLQEDISNFRQIYPDSSYQQVYQMLREWKLKEGGNARVDVLERALREGGMVDASLALGP; the protein is encoded by the exons ATGGGGGCGTACAACAGCAGTTTTGTGATAGAAGACACGTCTGACACGGCCGTGACGCAGTACACACACCCTAACCAGGCCAACTGGATCACCGCCCACGCCATAGCAACGGAAT TGAGTATTGCTGAAGTGGAGCGCCTGTGGATGCGGTTTCAACAACTTGGCTGTAATCGAGAAGGAGTGATCACCGAGATTGTACTCAAGACCGAACCGCAAATCAAGAACGACGCATTCGTCAGAAAC ATTTTCAAAAACATGAAATCTCGGAATGGAGCTGTTTCATTTGAAAGTTTTCTGCGAGCATTAAAATGGACAGAAATTCAAGATACACAATCAAAGGTGAAAG CAATATTTCATTTGTTGAACAATGGAAAGCCAGTGGATAAGAatctgtttacaaatattatttccaAACTGTATCCAGAAGCTCCACCT CAAGAAACACAAAGAATTGCTGAGCTTTTCTTTAAGCAGATGGACAAAGATTTACACG GGGAGCTAACTGAGGACCAGTGGATCCTGGTGTTGATGAGACTGCCCCGAGATCAGCTCAATCACCTTCTCAACTTCCACATCATGCCCGAGGACATGCGTGAGAGAGTCCATCGCAATCTGCCAGAG TTTAACAGCAGGAACGCCAGTCGTCTGACGGGCTACACTCCAGCCAATCAGGGCCTGCCTACCTACCGTACAGGAAACGTAACAATCAGCCCCCCAGCCCGCATGACGGTGAGCCAGGTTCCGTCAGACGCCCTCCTGCGAGATGTCGCCGACATGATCAAGGGACGCGACTGGGACCTCGTCGCCAACAAGCTCGGCTTTCTGCAGGAGGATATCAGCAACTTCAGACAGATCTACCCAGACAGCTCCTACCAGCAG GTCTATCAAATGTTGCGGGAGTGGAAGTTGAAGGAGGGAGGCAACGCACGGGTGGACGTGCTGGAGCGAGCACTCAGGGAAGGAGGAATGGTGGATGCTTCTCTTGCTCTAGGACCCTAG
- the LOC121380045 gene encoding uncharacterized protein LOC121380045 isoform X2, which produces MSIAEVERLWMRFQQLGCNREGVITEIVLKTEPQIKNDAFVRNIFKNMKSRNGAVSFESFLRALKWTEIQDTQSKVKAIFHLLNNGKPVDKNLFTNIISKLYPEAPPQETQRIAELFFKQMDKDLHGELTEDQWILVLMRLPRDQLNHLLNFHIMPEDMRERVHRNLPEFNSRNASRLTGYTPANQGLPTYRTGNVTISPPARMTVSQVPSDALLRDVADMIKGRDWDLVANKLGFLQEDISNFRQIYPDSSYQQVYQMLREWKLKEGGNARVDVLERALREGGMVDASLALGP; this is translated from the exons A TGAGTATTGCTGAAGTGGAGCGCCTGTGGATGCGGTTTCAACAACTTGGCTGTAATCGAGAAGGAGTGATCACCGAGATTGTACTCAAGACCGAACCGCAAATCAAGAACGACGCATTCGTCAGAAAC ATTTTCAAAAACATGAAATCTCGGAATGGAGCTGTTTCATTTGAAAGTTTTCTGCGAGCATTAAAATGGACAGAAATTCAAGATACACAATCAAAGGTGAAAG CAATATTTCATTTGTTGAACAATGGAAAGCCAGTGGATAAGAatctgtttacaaatattatttccaAACTGTATCCAGAAGCTCCACCT CAAGAAACACAAAGAATTGCTGAGCTTTTCTTTAAGCAGATGGACAAAGATTTACACG GGGAGCTAACTGAGGACCAGTGGATCCTGGTGTTGATGAGACTGCCCCGAGATCAGCTCAATCACCTTCTCAACTTCCACATCATGCCCGAGGACATGCGTGAGAGAGTCCATCGCAATCTGCCAGAG TTTAACAGCAGGAACGCCAGTCGTCTGACGGGCTACACTCCAGCCAATCAGGGCCTGCCTACCTACCGTACAGGAAACGTAACAATCAGCCCCCCAGCCCGCATGACGGTGAGCCAGGTTCCGTCAGACGCCCTCCTGCGAGATGTCGCCGACATGATCAAGGGACGCGACTGGGACCTCGTCGCCAACAAGCTCGGCTTTCTGCAGGAGGATATCAGCAACTTCAGACAGATCTACCCAGACAGCTCCTACCAGCAG GTCTATCAAATGTTGCGGGAGTGGAAGTTGAAGGAGGGAGGCAACGCACGGGTGGACGTGCTGGAGCGAGCACTCAGGGAAGGAGGAATGGTGGATGCTTCTCTTGCTCTAGGACCCTAG